One Neovison vison isolate M4711 chromosome 2, ASM_NN_V1, whole genome shotgun sequence genomic window carries:
- the SLC2A1 gene encoding solute carrier family 2, facilitated glucose transporter member 1, producing MEPSSKKLTGRLMLAVGGAVLGSLQFGYNTGVINAPQKVIEEFYNQTWIHRYGESISSATLTTLWSLSVAIFSVGGMIGSFSVGLFVNRFGRRNSMLMMNLLAFVSSVLMGFSKLAKSFEMLILGRFIIGVYCGLTTGFVPMYVGEVSPTALRGALGTLHQLGIVVGILIAQVFGLDSIMGNEDLWPLLLSVIFIPALVQCVLLPFCPESPRFLLINRNEENRAKSVLKKLRGTADVTRDLQEMKEESRQMMREKKVTILELFRSPAYRQPILIAVVLQLSQQLSGINAVFYYSTSIFEKAGVQQPVYATIGSGIVNTAFTVVSLFVVERAGRRTLHLIGLAGMAGCAVLMTIALALLEQLPWMSYLSIVAIFGFVAFFEVGPGPIPWFIVAELFSQGPRPAAIAVAGFSNWTSNFIVGMCFQYVEQLCGPYVFIIFTVLLVLFFIFTYFKVPETKGRTFDEIASGFRQGGASQSDKTPEELFHPLGADSQV from the exons GTGATCGAGGAGTTCTACAACCAGACATGGATCCACCGCTATGGGGAGAGCATATCGTCGGCCACACTCACCACCCTGTGGTCCCTCTCTGTGGCTATTTTCTCTGTAGGAGGCATGATTGGCTCCTTCTCTGTGGGCCTTTTTGTTAACCGCTTTGGCCG GCGGAACTCCATGCTGATGATGAACCTGCTGGCCTTCGTGTCCTCTGTGCTCATGGGCTTCTCAAAACTGGCCAAGTCCTTTGAGATGCTCATCCTGGGCcgcttcattattggtgtgtaCTGTGGCCTGACCACAGGCTTCGTGCCCATGTACGTGGGGGAGGTGTCCCCTACGGCCCTCCGAGGGGCCCTGGGCACCCTGCACCAGCTGGGCATCGTCGTCGGCATCCTCATTGCCCAG GTGTTCGGCCTGGACTCCATCATGGGCAACGAGGACCTGTGGCCCCTGCTGCTGAGCGTCATCTTCATCCCAGCCCTGGTGCAGTGCgtcctgcttcccttctgccctGAGAGCCCCCGCTTCCTGCTCATCAACCGCAACGAGGAGAACCGGGCCAAGAGTG tgCTGAAGAAGCTGCGCGGGACGGCTGATGTGACCCGCGACCTGCAGGAGATGAAGGAGGAGAGTCGGCAGATGATGCGGGAGAAGAAGGTCACCATCCTGGAGCTGTTCCGCTCGCCCGCCTACCGCCAGCCCATCCTCATCGCCGTGGTGCTGCAGCTGTCCCAGCAGCTGTCGGGCATCAATGCT GTGTTCTATTACTCCACGAGCATCTTCGAGAAGGCGGGGGTGCAGCAGCCTGTGTACGCCACCATCGGCTCCGGCATCGTCAACACAGCCTTCACTGTCGTGTCG CTGTTCGTGGTGGAGCGAGCTGGCCGGCGGACCCTGCACCTCATCGGCCTGGCCGGCATGGCGGGCTGTGCCGTGCTCATGACCATCGCGCTGGCGTTGCTG GAACAGCTGCCCTGGATGTCCTATCTCAGCATCGTGGCCATCTTCGGCTTTGTGGCCTTCTTCGAAGTGGGCCCTGGCCCCATCCCGTGGTTCATTGTGGCTGAACTCTTCAGCCAGGGTCCTCGCCCAGCTGCCATTGCTGTTGCTGGCTTCTCCAACTGGACCTCAAATTTCATTGTGGGCATGTGCTTTCAGTATGTCGAG CAACTGTGTGGGCCTTATGTCTTCATCATCTTCACCGTGCTCCTGGTTCTCTTCTTCATCTTCACCTACTTCAAAGTTCCTGAGACGAAAGGCCGGACCTTTGACGAGATTGCTTCGGGTTTCCGGCAGGGGGGAGCCAGCCAAAGTGACAAGACGCCCGAGGAGCTCTTCCACCCCCTGGGGGCTGATTCCCAAGTGTGA